ATACCAGTTTTTTTCCGATTAACAGAAACTGGTATATAATAAGAGTCATTGAAATtctcaataatttaaaataaaccaggataattaataataaaaaaagaaaacaaaaatttatttattgcacaACAGATTCAGTTATGCTGACAAAGCTACGAGAGTGAGGAACAATTTAGCATGATAATTGCATTGATTGAAACTAGATCATTTCAGTAGAAAGAGATATATGTACGTTAGACATTCATTTTGTATACGGTAAGGAAAATGGAAAGATAGGAAATAAAGTTGGTAACAAAACTCTAGCCGCTTGAAATAGTAAAGTTGCGTGTAATTATGAATTTTCTTCTCTtcttttatgtaaaaattgtgcTCAGACGAAGCAATTTTTCACGCCTATTCGCATTGATTTTATACCTTGAATTTGCAGTAGAGTCAAATTGTTCATTATGTTAATTAATGTTGCAAAAAGAATTCGCAGTTGAAATCGACGATTCAGTTTGTGACTGTTCGTAgatgattaaaaatatgaagttaCTCAGGcatgtttattgattttgttgAGTAGGAGTGGAGGCGAATGTAGAGAATATAGATGATGAGaaagaaattaacaaaataaataaataaataaataaataaaacaaaaaataaataaatgcaaATCTTCAATTAAATCTGCGAATGATTATTTAGTGTGCAAATCAGTTCAGAATCCATCTCTTATGTTCGAATCCATTTCGAACGAGAGAGTTGATTGAGATTCAAAGTGGGGAGAAAGCTTGAGCTCAATGTGTTCGAATATGTAGTTTCTCTGAGAGGAACTGAAATCGAGTCCGACTTCCGataaaatcagttagaaaagtGTTGTTGTAAAGTACGGATCGTTTTGTGAGACGCGAATCGCGGAGATCCAAGTGAAAAAGTGGCGAGTGTTAAGTGAAAGGTCAAAACAGGCAATTGAAACTGTTGAGAACCACCAGTCACgacagacaaaaatgacaaaaaagacaaaaacaacaaaaatgacaaaaatgacaaaaattacaaaaatgacaaaattgacaaaaatgaaaaaaatgacaaaaatgataaaaattacaaaaaaaagacacaaatgacaaaaatgacaaaaatgacaaaaatgacaaaaatgacaaaaatgacaaaaatgacaaaaatgacaaaaatgacaaaaatgacaaaaatgacaaaaatgacaaaaatgacaaaaatgacaaaaatgacaaaaatgacaaaaattacaaaaatcacaaaaatgacaaaaattacaaaaataacaaaaatgacaaaaatgacaaaaatgacaaaaatgacaaaaatgacaaaaatgacaaaaatgacaaaaatgacaacaatgacaaaaataacgaaaaagacaaaaaatgacaaaaatgacaataaaagacaaaaatgacaacaatgacaaaaatgaccaaattgacaaaaatgacaaaaatgacaaaaatgccaaaaatgacaaaagtgacaaaaatgtcaaaaatgtcaaaaatgacaaaaattacaaaaatgacaaaaatgacaaaaatgacaaaaatgacaaaaatgacaaaaatgacaaatatgacaaaaatgacaaaaatgacaaaaatgacaaaaatgacaaaaatgacaaaaatgacaaaaatgacaaaaatgacaaaaatgacaaaaatgacaaaaatgacaaaaatgacaaaaatgtcaaaaatgacaaaaatgacaaaaatgacaaaaatgacaaaaatgattgcATTGCATTGCTTGCATTGTGTCAACAGATAGCTCCGtacttattttgaaaacacTGTTGTTCAATAGATGTGAAAAAGTTAATTGCTATTCAAAATGCTAGTAAGATTGTTTTCTGGGATTTTCGTCCTTTCGGATAATTCATCCGTAACGCTGGTAAGTTAAATCagaattcattttaaataaacgctagagtttgttttgattaggtcgtatgaaccaatatcaacaaaactgagttattagctgcaaacgattgataaacatgCATTCTGTGTTTGataaaaacttggtttcatttgatgaatgaataactttaccaagatgatttaaatttaggccgtataatgactttctcattttcgagtgcagtttggtttttgcgtcattttgcgTTGCCGTGCATTTGCCGTGATGCAAAACGTCGCAAAAACAAACAGGTTGCGAGTTGGTTATACGACGTTGTGCACCGTCACGAAAATTGCTTCTGGAAGTGATAATGTTGaagtgaaaacaaaacaaatctgtCTACAGGAGTGATATTATCCGTTTTAGCATGGTGAAGCACTGCAAATTGTTATCCGGTGAGTAGAAtatattgtttataaaatttatttttctacgTGTGAATGGCTATTGGCTAATGGTTTCAATTATTTTCGTTACAGAGGAAACCAACACAATTAAAATCGATGGATGCCTTTAGACCTTACTCGAACGGTCAGGGGCGCACAGGGAATGTTCGGTAATGTCCTGGTGGATTCCCAATTGCCAGTTCCACCACGCAGTATTTCAGATATCATCGGAAGAAGATTTTCGTGGATTTATTGGATTAGATTATTGACTCAAGCATTTCTCTAATCAACTCCGAAAGAATTACAGGAGATTTGGGccaatcaaatcaatttttgcaaTCCATTTTATCGATCGACCAAAAAGACGTATACGCCAAGCGAGAAATGCATTAAGTCGTAAGTACATctttattaataataatttaattaacaCTAATTTCGAGTACACCAGTATGTTCTGCGTCTTCTTTTACGTTTCCTTTCTAATTTGCAGACAAATTGGTTCAGCAATaataaaatgagaattaaaaatGTGATTCGGAACttaaacatcgattttctcaaaacatgtctagtggctcatacgacctaatcaaaacaaactctagaacgGGTTGTTTGACATGCGCGAGAAAAAGGATCATTGAACGCAGCTAACATGTGGGCAATGTTTTTCTCACGTTGGGAATTTTGAACCCATTATTCAAAGACTTCTTCACAAACGTGTAGGACacgagaagaagaaaaaggCTGCCAAAAATCGTTCGCTCGCTGTCTCGTTggcagcgttgccacatttaaatctgtattttcgagccaaaaaatcttttttatctgtataaaatctcaaaaatctgtattgaaatctgtatcaaAAATATCCATTCCGGGTACTTACGCTGTAGTACggtgacaatttttataatgcATAGCGCATCTATTTGGACTACGCTGCTCATTACTGCGGGCTACTATTTGTGCGACATATCAAACCATTGTTTAACATGATATTTTGTATACGTAAACCGTTTTTTGGTTTAACTTTGTCCGATTTATTGTTAAAGATACACGTCCGCTACGTGTGAAAAGTAAGGTTACGCAAAGTTTTAGGTCGATATATTCCGTTATATTAACGAACTGTGTCCTTCTGGGGTTTAACAATCAGTTGGGATTTGAACATTGTATCAATAGTCTTTACCAATAAAAGATACATTTTCTATAATGCAATGACCAATTTTGGTATATGACTCTTAAACGCAGATTTTAAAACCTTTCTTCAACCCTTTGCTTGTTGTATTGCGTTGTAACGGTTCCGAACTCTAATCTGGAAGTTTTTCCTTATTTGCAAACGTGATAATTGATGGACGATTGAATCATCAAGGCGGATGATTATTGATTGAATCGAAgtataatcaaaatatcttgaaaaatctctgattttctgaaaatctgtatgaaatctgtataaatttccaattatctgtaatctgtatgtacagattctgtgtttgaaaaattccaaaaaatctgtatacttacagaaaaatctgtatatgtggtaacgctgctCGTTGGTGGTGTCACGTCAAGAAAAATTATCTCCCTCGCAGGCATTTCGTGGTAAATTTTCGGTATTATAGAAAATTACGGAACTTTCCGCACCGAACGTTATCATTTCTGCTAGAGCTAGCTTTCTACCAGTGCAGTTCTACCGATAAATAAAGCGTGGTTATCGACAGGTTGCATAAAATTCAAGGAATTTCACtactagagatttttttttcgtgtggcAGTTTCGGAAACAGTGTCTGAAAGCCTCCAGCAAAAATACGGGAAGCAAAACCTTGAAGGAACACTCGAGAAAGCAAATCCGTGAAAAAAATGTCGAGTACCTACCATCCGAACAACAATAGTGGAAACAACCGCCGGGGTGGCCACAGGCGAGGCAACAATCACCATTATCACGACTTCCGGAACCAACATCGcctacaacaacaacagcagcaacatcaAGAAAAACCAACCGCGGAACCGTCTGAAGGTGCGGAACCCTCGGAAGCTGCCGATGAAACGTCGTGCGTGGTTTGTCTCAAGCATATCCAGTACTATGCTATCGGCGAGTGTGACCATCTGTGTTGCTTCGAGTGTGCCACCCGTATCCGGGTCCTGTGCCGCCAGAACGAGTGTCCCTTCTGTCGCCGAGATCTGGCGAAGGTGATATTCTCCCCGGAACTGGTCCCCTACAAGGAACTGGACGTTCGGAACCGGTCCGGCCTGTACGATAAAAAGTATCGCATCTGCTTCACCGATCAAGAAGTGCGCCAGGCGTTCTTCGATCTTCTCGACAACAAATGTCCAAGGTAAGATCTCTTTGACTACACATTTGCTTTCGACTTGATTTCACTCACGCGTATTTCATAACATTAACATTGAGGATCTGAAACGTGGAAGGAGCTTATCGTAGACATGGTAATGAAGGAATTGATTACATCAACAGAGGCGCACGTATTTTAGGAACTCGTTTTACTATATTATGTGGAATTTGTAATCTCATTCTTTGTTTCGAGGGTAGTCAAAGTTCAAGTAAAGCCAACATTTATACGACAAATTGTGCAATACTCTATTATAgcatatttcaaattcagaatttcaatTTATTGTCCACTTTTATTGCTTGTAatcgttttgttttgttgaatttcaagctaaatgaatttattattgatatttttcgaattgCATTAaggtaaaaatttaagtttcttttcactataattttttttcaatttattcaactaacggaaaatttttatttttaataaatggtgtataaaatttacattttattgcgtacttaacataaaattacatcacatagaTTAATAAGTGATGCActcggcaaaatgaaactttataagtaaaacgccttaataaacaaacgtatgattaaaaaaagttatatccATTGCTTAAGAATTGAACACGCTACATTTtgatattgacaattttttgtctTAATGAAATGTTGATTGATATGTAAATGATTGAAACCGTGATTTTACAAACACGCtactttataaatttgttttatcctGAAAATGTAACAATTTTACAAGTTACCTTTTCTGTAAACAAGTTAACAAAGTAGGAAGCACGAAAGATAGCGCTTCTCGGCCTGAAGGCTTAGATCAAAGTGTAGCACGaaagtttttcgaaaacatggaactctcATCCTTTTTAAAGCTTATGTTTCCCtttaaaatcagttcaaaaatttataaagggGACGAAAAAGGCGTATTAGAAGAAtattgtgggtggtttatcacgcgaaacatccttgagtatcTTTTGGAGAGTGGTAcaaagcatgcgtaatcgattatatacaaatgaaagtgagcaatattcacatagatggatattgaacttcgcacggaaagtctgtccagattctgcacctgtacaaaaaaattatcctgAATGTGCCTTcagataggtgtggtctggattccaggTTTTCGACGGCcgaattttcacttgccctcctttcttgcaacaattcagctccgggaattgatcaaatcaaatttaacttgttgaaaaacattccggatgccgcaaaatgtcgcttgttaaatttatttaatcaattcttgtaGCACAACATTCTTCCTCataagagtggagacaagtcagagtcattgctatccaaaagcccggaaaaccagcgtcggATTTAAATTTGtacaatagcgatgttgtcttgtatacgcaaattaatggagaaaatgatcttgTTTCGTTTGAACACATGGGTAGacacaaatggtctcctttcagatacttgGCTTCCAAAGGGGCAAAgagacaaacgattgtcttgctttgctgtcttcagagatacaaatggcgtacgcaaaacgggaataaatggcttcagtgtttctagacataaatggagcttttgatgcagtctcaatacaGTCATCCGACATTCTTTCAACaagtcctgcccagcgtatccgtccaaccagccttcaccaccttctggatacagGGTTCGCCGACCGTcgtgcgagctcgtggttcatccttcgcctccgcactccgttctcctggacaccaccaaagatggttcttaacactcgatTACTCCGAGTATTTGCAGGtccttctcgagcaatatccacgtctcatgctcgtagaggacaaccggtctaatgagcgttgtgtaaattttgtgcgagggctaaatcttctcgaccgcagttgcttgtggagtccatagtaagcACGAATTCCGCTGttaattcgccgccggatctcacggctggtgtcattgtctgcgatcACCAGtaagccgagatagacaaagtcttcgactatcaccagctcgtcgccgtcgatagtgaccttgttattacgaCAAGCGGGCTCGGTGGGTGTCGGATCCGCAAGCTAGCACATACTTGGGGCTTGgtattcacggcatttttggaagatttgccgtagtgtgaagatctggtccgtcgtagaccgtagaccctccatgaagccggcctgatgacttctcacgaatctgtttgcttgtggcgtaaagcggcggagtaggattcgggacagcactttgtaggcgacATTTAgaacagtgatcgctcggtagttctcacagtccaatttgtcgcacGTTTTGTAGATGAAGCATGTTACACCCTCCTTCCACTCATCCGGTATCagttctgtgtcccagatccggacaaTTAACCGGTGCAGCTGGCGAATGGCATCTTTAATTTCATCACTCACCGTTGGGAGTGGCTCATCTACGTCGTTGACGCAGGCGATGTACACCTTCCCCCGCCGTCTTGATCTCGTCCATGTGCGcagttcaggtgttcatcgaaatGCTGCTCATTTtgtgatcacctcacgattgtccgtcaggatgcctccgtccttatcccggcacattccGGCTTGCGGCAcaaagcctttgcgggatgcggtGAGCTTCTTTCGTGTTTCCTGGGAACGATACAGCTACTTCAGcttctcgagctcctcctcctacaggcggcgctttttctcctggaaaattcgaactcgctgcctcttccgctgtcggtggtTTTCCATCGTTTCGACGGGtgcttctttgcactactgccgcttTTGCGGAATTCTCTCCGTCCATCaacctcctacactcctcgtcgaaccaatCGTTCCGTCGAATTCGTTCCAAATTCCAAACCAGTCGTTCCGTTTTCCGCAAAGCTGTTAATGACTTTCTTGATTGTCGTAGTCTACTGCGATcacaggttgcttcagtcgtgcgacatttaaccgaggcgggcgtcggtttcgtatgCTGTTAACTACGGAGAGGCGCaccttcaccatcaccagatagtatTCTAACTTGAtattggcgcctcgacaggatttGACGTCGATAATGTCCGAAAAATGCCAGTTGTTTATCAAAACCTGGCCTATCTGTGATaacgtttggtacggtgatctgcaggtgtacttgtgtggaagGCGGCGCTGGGAAAAACGTACGGCCATTTGTTTGGAGGAAGCGTAACCTATTAGTCTCAGCCCTTAAGCCGTTCTCATTGGTCCGCTGGTACTGAACCTATCAATTGTCGGTTTGGATTCCTTCTCCTTCCTGAACTAAGCGATAGAATTTCCGATAACGATCTTGTATCATATGTTAGGCAGCTGTCGTATTCGGCCCTTAATTCTCAACATCTTCTCCATTACTATAAAAGTTGCTCtcagctcgtgtgtgttgccgtaACTCTGGTAGACGTGTAAGTTTTAAACCTACCACCCCACCGGCGTTACAGGGACTCCCTTTATTAGGCCTCAGGGCGGCTCGCTTCCCAAAGGAAAACCCCAAAATATGCAGTTCTTGAACTTTATTTATAAACTGCCACAACAAATGCTcacttcaacaaaaataaattagataCCTTCTATGGCCCACGCCCTGGTTGTCGGTCTTGAAGATGGCGGAACTTCGACGAGGGTGACGCTACGGCTAACCAACTCCTCCTTGGTCCGATTCCGACCGGAAACCGGGACTTTCCTTCCTGGAATGTCGCCCACGAACGGTTGGGAGAACTGGTTGGTCGATCCGAGGGGTTCGTGATTGAGAATCGACCCCAAACCTCGAACGTATAATCGCCCGGATGGTAACGGCTATCCGAGGCGATCGTGGTCAAATCCAGGCTGATTCAGGGACCAGAGCTCAGGGACAAAGGTTGAATTTTGTCCCGCCAAATGGTTTCTTTTGGCCAAAACTTAGGGGTCCTGTTGAGGAATCAGGCATTAGAGTTCCGTATTTCTGCGGGAACCAAATGGCGTTTCGGCGTCTCAtggcttacctggtgtctggctTTTATCACTTAGATGGATTTTGTGTGTTGGATGTCGTGCACATTATACTTCACCGTGTCGTTGTATTATTGGAAGTGAGCCAGCACCAGGAAGCCGCCTTTGCTCTCCCATTATGGCGGACACGATCGCTTCGCCTTCGTCAATTCGTCGGGCGTCGCTACCGAACGAGTGGTTATCGCGCGGGTTACCGTGGATGGCCCTCTGGTTGTGACGTGTTGAAGTTCCTGGCTGCATACTGGTGGCTTGTGGCGCTGTCGTCGGCTTTGAAGGCTACATTATTTGAagaaaaccatcacccatcaTATTCCCTCACTGCGATATTTAAAAACTGCATTTACTCTCGACCAATCACTACAACCTCGATGAAAGTGTCATCTAACGCTTACAGACGGTTTGACCATTTCAGAACGTACGTACCGTGGAgctcttccagcatacctcctgcaacgcatacgatgtcgaatttgcgacTCTTCAGTGCGTTGGTATTGAAACCTGTACTGCCCCTAcattcataacagtcccatatgcaaaaacgagcaagcgagaaaatcagctttttctgttttggaatacatttttaaattgtgaccacagctttcagcataaacaaaaatcgtttaatggaatatgttctaggttgtcataatacaTCGTAGGAcctgatttttcgaaatttggcaACTGGTAAGGTCTGGAgcaccatttttgtttgttatgggactgttatgcgagcatattcgagacctttttcaaatctactcgcataacagtcccatacagaatgcTCACCAAGCTaccttctaagacttaaatttgatcatttctgaACTTGTAAATGTAGTTCGTGAATTCCACATTTTAAGTTAAATCTTATCATTGTTTTTAGTTGTTTCTGATCATTTTTCTCATAGGAAGACCATCCTTCCTTTATCTTAGCCTGCCTTTCAAAAACTGTGGTTAAATTTTCTGtgtagtgtgcataattcgacatcaagtgagttgcaTCTTGTTTAAATGActtaaagcaataaatcaaagatcaTTTCACCGAAAGAAACATAGTAAGGTAACtacatccgtggtatttcacatatgggactgttatgcgggtatatttcatatgggacagtcactagttgatatttttttcgtaatttctagaacaaagtctctttttttattgttttatattgaagtaaaatgttcaaaatgacgaacggTCAGgatagatgaaaaatgacgaaaattcatatgggactgttatgcgagaaGGGGCAGTGTAGTGGttgcttatttcaatttttggttATTCCAAGTATTTTGAGGAGAATGTGGCCATAGAGGTTTGTTTTGCTTGTCTATTCTTACATTGTTCTCAAAAAATATAGATCGagattgtattttaaatatttgagttTCGCCTTATCTAATGAAATGATATACAAAATCaaccttgaacaaattttttcacaatattccaTTTTTCTCTCTCCCACGATCTCACAGATGCGACGAGAAAAACTTCCCCAAGTTCGACATGCTGCAGGACCACGTCCGCAAGCGACACGAGCTGTTCTACTGCGACATCTGTACCGAACATGTGAAGATTTTCTCGTCGGAACGGCGCTGCTACACCCGGCAGGAGCTGGCTACCCATCGCCGAGTTGGCGATCCGGACAATGGGGGTCACATTGGGCATCCGCTGTGCAAATATTGCGACAAACGGTTTCTGGACAAGGACGAACTGTTTAGGCATCTACGAAAGGAGCACTACTACTGCCACATTTGCGACAACGATGGGGCCAATCAGTTTTATGGGTGAGTggttgaattgatttttatttcagatttttttaaaaattttgtttctgttGTTTTAATTCCAATTTTAGAGATTATGAGTGCTTGAGGGATCACTTTCGGACCAGTCACTACCTTTGCGAGGAAGGAGATTGCCAACAGGAGGAGTTTACTACGGTTTATCGAACGGAGATAGATCTTCGAGCTCATAAAGCTCAGGTGCATGGAAAGAATATGAACAAGCTTGCCAACAAGCAGACACGAACGTTAGAGCTGGAGTTCTCGTACGCTCCGAGGCATCGTGATGGAGCTGGCGGTGGTGGATTAGGGACGGGTCCTTCTGGAAGTGGTCCAGGAGGTGGTAGGAATAACCGGAACCACGGCGATGGAGAAAGAGGTGGTGGTCGAGGTGGTGGTGGCCATCATGACAATCAGAGAGAGTTCGACGCGCTACTGAACGATTCTGCCCAGATCAATCAGAATCCCCAGAAACGGATAGATGCCAACAGTGAACAAGATTTCCCATCTCTGGGAGGTGCGAGCGGTAATAATCCAATGTTCCGAACAGGGAACAACGTTTCCATTCGGCAGCGAGTTTTTGGTGTCGCTGGTTTGGCTAGGACGAAAGAGAATTTCCCTGCCCTCGGATCTGAGGGAGGGGAAGGTTCCGGATCGAGCAGCATCAATGAGGGCTTCAGTAGTAAGATCACTGCGAGCTCACTGTTAAAACCTAGTCAACCGCAGCAGGGAGGTTCGGGAGGAGGAAAAATTCAAGGAGCAGGTTCTTCCAAATCCGGAAACAGCATGATGATTCACGTATCCAACCGGCCACAGAGCGGAAGTAGTACCAGTGGTGGACAGCAAGGGAAAAAAGCGGCAGCGAATGATTTTCCTGCTTTACCAGGTAGGTTGTTTGTCGTTTGAGCTTACAATTTTGTATAGGCTCTAAGATGTGAGTATTACTCTTTCCAGGTAGTAGTAATAAGAAGACGGACATCTACTCGGATTTGCCAGAGAGCAATGGTATGGTGAATTTGAACGCCATGTCCGCCAAACATCGAGCCATGGCCAACGAGTATGTGTCGGTTTCTAGCATAGTATCCAAAGTTGCCACTGTAGCACCGCCGTCCAAGAAGCAAACCCAGGCTGTCCAGCAGCAGCAAAGCCTTCCCAGTGTCAACTCATCGAAAGCCTTTCCTACGCTTTCGGAAACCGGAGGCGGCAAAACAGCCGGCGCTCCCAAACCCGCTCAGTGGCTTGTTGCAAGTAAGGTTAATTCGTCAGCGTTTTCTTCTTCTGGCGGGTCTGCTGGAAGTTCGTCGGGACAAATATCCTCCAAAAAGAAGCCAGCTCCAGCTCCTAATTTGAAAGAGGAGAGTACCTTTGTCAACCTTAACGCTTTGACGGGGAAAAAGGGTACCAGCACTGAGATGAGTGTCTCTATCAAAGAAAAGAACAACAACGataggaaaaataataatgatcaGGGGCAGTCCATTGGAAAAGCCCAAAACAACGGCAAAACGTCGAAAAGCAAATCTGGATTAAGTTCAGGTGGGTCATCAGGTAGCTCATCTCCTCCTGATTCGAGGAACAATaaggaaaatgaaaatggaGCGGATCACTTTCCCGTGCTGGGCCATCAACCAGTAACGGATTTTGCTCTTGCCAATCTTGGAAGTGGAACTGGTGGTGGTCCCAAACGCGGTCCACCGGGCTTCGAAAGTTATGCAACGCATGCCAATAACAACCAGAGTGATACCGGCAATCGGAAGATTCCTGGTCCGCCTCCGGGATTCAGCAATGTCACGTTGAACTCCGTAGCTCGAAGCACCAACAATTTAACGTTTACCAGCTCAAGTGGCGAGAGCTACAATATTTTACCGGGGCACCACAGTTATGTTGCTCCCTCGAATGCGAGTAAAAGGAATCAGGTAAGATTGATCAATGCTTTCTTTGAAagaataaaatttcttaaaatcctTTTTTGTTTTAGAATCTGGTGACTCACTTTCAGAGGGCTCTAAAGCGACCGGATGCGCTAAACGAGTTTCGTACGATTTCGCAAATGTTCCGCGATAGTCAGTACAATGCAGCACCGTACTACGAACATTGCAAGGCTGCACTAGGCGAGAAGTTTGTGGATATCTTCCCGGAATTACTCGCACTACTGCCAAATATCACCAAGCAACAGGTTTGTGTCCTGGTGTCCACAATATTTTCTACGgttttaaacatgtttttctttaaaaaacgcAGGAACTTTACTTGGTGTTTTGCCAGGACGAAAAGATTCGACCAAAGTCTGGTAAAGGTGGTAGCGGTGGCAAATCTTCGGCCCTGGAGGTCTGTCAGGTCTGCAAACAGGTATTAATCCGGGAAGATTTGACCGAACACTTCCAGTCCCACTATATGGAAAACAATTTTCCGAAGCTGGACATTAATGAGCAACAAGCTGGCAAGGTATCGTCTTCCAGCGCCTGGCGGAAATAGCGACCGGGTGGTCCACAAACCAGGCGTTTCTAGACACTTTAATCGATAGGAAGTGtagatttgttatttttcactAGCATAGTTCGGCGTGTGTCTTTGTTTTTCGCTTGCGATGGTTCGAACATACtgatgtgatgtttttttttatatcaatccTCTCGGAACACACGAACTACCTTTCGCCCGTAAGACGtaagaaaagttttatttcaagCAAACAAATCAAATACAAGTCTTAGTTCTAGGAAACTAGGCAAGATTTATTCAGTTTACAAAATTGTCTaaactttgaaaagaaaaacgtaAGAAGAACAATAATTAGTGCTACGTTAATTTGATTCTTATTTGTTAAGCGATATCCTCCACTCTCAACCTGCAATACCAGCCCGAAATGTTTTTGTTCTCTGTAGGCagttaaccatttttcaaaattatcaaaaagaaacaaattcagaatttaaaattctattagCAGAAAAGTTAGCCTTTGCAAATacaaatagaaaacaaaataaagatatcataattagtttttaaataaccACTAAAGTATATCTAAGGCTTTGTTCATAAACCACGCGGAACGATTTTGAGCCTTCATATTCCCTTCTCCTTCTTTTTGCCTGTTGATAACTACTCCGCAGAAAACAATACTGTTGCACCATTCTAAGAGTCGCCCCTCTTTAAATAGTAGTCTCAATGACCGCTCTGAAGGTTTGATAAATGTAAATATCATCTGAAAACAATCATTCAGCACAGTTTCATCCACTCCTAGCTTAGCCTAGAACTAGCTCT
This sequence is a window from Uranotaenia lowii strain MFRU-FL chromosome 3, ASM2978415v1, whole genome shotgun sequence. Protein-coding genes within it:
- the LOC129751368 gene encoding E3 ubiquitin-protein ligase ZNF598 produces the protein MSSTYHPNNNSGNNRRGGHRRGNNHHYHDFRNQHRLQQQQQQHQEKPTAEPSEGAEPSEAADETSCVVCLKHIQYYAIGECDHLCCFECATRIRVLCRQNECPFCRRDLAKVIFSPELVPYKELDVRNRSGLYDKKYRICFTDQEVRQAFFDLLDNKCPRCDEKNFPKFDMLQDHVRKRHELFYCDICTEHVKIFSSERRCYTRQELATHRRVGDPDNGGHIGHPLCKYCDKRFLDKDELFRHLRKEHYYCHICDNDGANQFYGDYECLRDHFRTSHYLCEEGDCQQEEFTTVYRTEIDLRAHKAQVHGKNMNKLANKQTRTLELEFSYAPRHRDGAGGGGLGTGPSGSGPGGGRNNRNHGDGERGGGRGGGGHHDNQREFDALLNDSAQINQNPQKRIDANSEQDFPSLGGASGNNPMFRTGNNVSIRQRVFGVAGLARTKENFPALGSEGGEGSGSSSINEGFSSKITASSLLKPSQPQQGGSGGGKIQGAGSSKSGNSMMIHVSNRPQSGSSTSGGQQGKKAAANDFPALPGSSNKKTDIYSDLPESNGMVNLNAMSAKHRAMANEYVSVSSIVSKVATVAPPSKKQTQAVQQQQSLPSVNSSKAFPTLSETGGGKTAGAPKPAQWLVASKVNSSAFSSSGGSAGSSSGQISSKKKPAPAPNLKEESTFVNLNALTGKKGTSTEMSVSIKEKNNNDRKNNNDQGQSIGKAQNNGKTSKSKSGLSSGGSSGSSSPPDSRNNKENENGADHFPVLGHQPVTDFALANLGSGTGGGPKRGPPGFESYATHANNNQSDTGNRKIPGPPPGFSNVTLNSVARSTNNLTFTSSSGESYNILPGHHSYVAPSNASKRNQNLVTHFQRALKRPDALNEFRTISQMFRDSQYNAAPYYEHCKAALGEKFVDIFPELLALLPNITKQQELYLVFCQDEKIRPKSGKGGSGGKSSALEVCQVCKQVLIREDLTEHFQSHYMENNFPKLDINEQQAGKVSSSSAWRK